From a region of the Stenotrophomonas sp. BIO128-Bstrain genome:
- a CDS encoding peptidoglycan DD-metalloendopeptidase family protein, with translation MLGASPLAAQSSKEAERKLQKLRSELKGVAQERRTLEGQRGQASRQLREADEKVARTGRVLAQTETALQRETRAMNELQAKRDALQAGLEQQRTELASLLRAAYRIGNNAPLKLLLSQDRVADANRSLAYHRYLQRERAQRIQSLTADLTELQRMEAEIVERRKALEGTRQQQKQQVATLADDRRERAATVATLDERYKDRSEREKALGQDAKALETLLANLRAAAARAEAERRAAARRAAAEKAAAEKADRAAAASGTRPPPRATKTPPAVASAPAPKVGGLGWPLSGNLLARYGGKLPDGRTSSGVLIGAPAGSTITAVADGTVVFSDWMTGYGMILIVDHGNGYMSLYAHNDTLLRDAGATVKKGEAVAKVGNSGGQGVTALYFELRRNGQPVDPGSWLQRR, from the coding sequence ATGCTCGGCGCCAGCCCGCTGGCCGCGCAATCGTCAAAGGAGGCCGAGCGCAAGCTGCAGAAGCTGCGCAGCGAGCTCAAGGGCGTGGCCCAGGAACGGCGGACGCTGGAAGGCCAGCGTGGGCAGGCATCGCGCCAGCTGCGCGAAGCGGATGAGAAGGTGGCCCGCACCGGGCGCGTACTGGCCCAGACCGAAACCGCGCTGCAGCGCGAAACCCGCGCCATGAACGAACTGCAGGCCAAGCGCGATGCGCTGCAGGCCGGGCTGGAACAGCAGCGCACGGAGCTGGCCTCGCTGCTGCGCGCGGCCTATCGCATCGGCAACAACGCACCGCTGAAGCTGCTGCTGTCGCAGGACCGTGTTGCCGATGCGAACCGCAGCCTGGCCTACCACCGCTACCTGCAGCGCGAGCGCGCGCAGCGGATCCAGTCGCTGACGGCCGACCTCACCGAACTGCAGCGCATGGAGGCGGAGATCGTCGAGCGGCGCAAGGCGCTGGAAGGCACCCGCCAACAGCAGAAACAGCAGGTGGCCACGTTGGCCGATGACCGCCGCGAGCGGGCGGCCACGGTTGCCACGCTGGATGAGCGCTACAAGGACCGCAGCGAGCGTGAGAAGGCGCTGGGCCAGGACGCCAAGGCACTGGAAACGCTGCTCGCGAATCTGCGTGCCGCCGCTGCACGTGCCGAGGCGGAACGTCGCGCTGCCGCGCGCCGGGCCGCTGCGGAAAAAGCCGCTGCGGAGAAGGCTGATCGCGCTGCTGCCGCCAGTGGCACGCGGCCGCCGCCGCGGGCGACCAAGACGCCCCCTGCGGTCGCTTCCGCACCGGCCCCGAAGGTGGGCGGCCTGGGCTGGCCGCTGTCCGGCAATCTGCTCGCCCGCTATGGCGGCAAGCTGCCCGATGGCCGCACCAGCAGCGGCGTGCTGATCGGTGCGCCAGCGGGCAGCACGATCACCGCCGTCGCCGATGGCACCGTGGTGTTCTCCGACTGGATGACCGGCTACGGCATGATCCTGATCGTCGACCACGGCAACGGCTACATGAGCCTGTACGCCCACAACGACACCCTGCTGCGCGATGCCGGCGCCACGGTGAAGAAGGGTGAGGCCGTGGCCAAGGTCGGCAACTCGGGTGGGCAGGGCGTGACCGCGCTGTACTTCGAGCTGCGCCGCAATGGCCAGCCGGTCGACCCCGGCAGCTGGCTGCAGCGGCGATAA
- a CDS encoding M28 family metallopeptidase, whose protein sequence is MPRKLLLCLAAAAALTACKGESAAPTAAPATDAAPTAPGHAFSPEINAGDFAELVKTLASDEFEGRSPGSKGEELTVNYIRDQMQRIGLQPGNGDSWFQDVAMTETTADESTVLKLDQAGKTRELRFGTDMVIGTRSGQPEVKVQDSDLVFVGYGVDAPEQKWNDYAGQDWKGKTVVMFVNDPGFHVNDEKLFDGKRMTYYGRWTYKFEEAARKGATAALIVHDTAGASYGWDVVKNSWAGPQYDLPAKDDPEARLPAQGWLSAEAARQLFAEAGLDLDKAYKDASKRGFKPVPLKAKVSFDLKSTIAEKKSRNVVGVLPGSKRADEAVLYMAHWDHLGKHEGEQGDNIYNGAVDNATGVAGILEVADAMVHQQPAPERSVVFLAVTLEESGLLGSKYYVSHPTFPLDKIAGVINIDAMSVAGRAKDMTVTGFGSSELEDILKPLAANQGRTLHGETAVQSGFYFRSDHFNFAKAGVPALYADGGEDLRDGGVEAGRKAAEDYGSHRYHGPKDEFDPATWKLDGTVEDLQLLYGVGKELAGGDRWPNWYEGNPFKAARDAMMKGKGAEAPAAESAR, encoded by the coding sequence ATGCCCCGCAAACTTCTGTTGTGCCTTGCCGCTGCCGCTGCGTTGACCGCGTGCAAGGGCGAATCCGCCGCGCCCACCGCGGCCCCCGCCACCGACGCGGCACCGACCGCGCCGGGCCATGCGTTCTCGCCCGAGATCAATGCCGGCGACTTCGCCGAGCTGGTCAAGACCCTGGCCTCGGATGAGTTCGAAGGCCGTTCGCCGGGCAGCAAGGGCGAAGAGTTGACCGTCAATTACATCCGCGACCAGATGCAGCGCATCGGCCTGCAGCCGGGCAACGGCGACAGCTGGTTCCAGGACGTGGCGATGACCGAGACCACCGCCGATGAGTCGACCGTGCTCAAGCTGGACCAGGCGGGCAAGACCCGCGAGCTGAGGTTCGGCACCGACATGGTGATCGGCACCCGCAGCGGCCAGCCGGAGGTGAAGGTCCAGGACAGCGATCTGGTGTTCGTCGGCTACGGCGTGGACGCACCGGAGCAGAAGTGGAACGACTATGCCGGCCAGGACTGGAAGGGCAAGACGGTCGTGATGTTCGTCAACGACCCGGGCTTCCACGTCAACGACGAGAAGCTGTTCGACGGCAAGCGCATGACCTATTACGGGCGCTGGACCTACAAGTTCGAGGAGGCCGCACGCAAGGGCGCTACTGCCGCACTGATCGTGCACGACACCGCCGGTGCGTCGTACGGCTGGGATGTGGTCAAGAACTCGTGGGCCGGCCCGCAGTATGACCTGCCGGCCAAGGATGATCCGGAAGCGCGCCTGCCCGCACAGGGCTGGTTGAGCGCCGAGGCCGCGCGTCAGCTGTTCGCCGAGGCCGGCCTGGACCTGGACAAGGCCTACAAGGATGCCAGCAAGCGCGGCTTCAAGCCGGTCCCGCTGAAGGCCAAGGTCTCCTTCGACCTGAAGAGCACCATCGCCGAGAAGAAGTCGCGCAACGTGGTCGGCGTCCTGCCCGGCAGCAAGCGCGCCGACGAGGCCGTGCTGTACATGGCGCACTGGGATCACCTGGGCAAGCACGAGGGTGAGCAGGGCGACAACATCTACAACGGTGCCGTCGACAACGCGACCGGCGTGGCCGGCATCCTGGAAGTCGCTGACGCGATGGTCCACCAGCAGCCGGCACCGGAGCGTTCGGTGGTGTTCCTGGCGGTGACGCTGGAAGAGTCCGGCCTGCTCGGCTCGAAGTACTACGTCAGCCACCCGACCTTCCCGCTGGACAAGATCGCCGGCGTGATCAACATCGATGCGATGTCGGTGGCCGGCCGCGCCAAGGACATGACCGTGACCGGTTTCGGCAGCTCCGAGCTGGAGGACATCCTCAAGCCGCTGGCCGCGAATCAGGGCCGCACCCTGCACGGCGAGACCGCGGTACAGAGCGGCTTCTACTTCCGTTCGGATCATTTCAACTTCGCCAAGGCGGGCGTGCCGGCGCTGTATGCCGACGGTGGTGAGGATCTGCGCGACGGCGGTGTCGAGGCTGGCCGCAAGGCGGCCGAAGACTACGGCAGCCACCGTTACCACGGCCCCAAGGATGAGTTCGATCCGGCCACCTGGAAGCTGGACGGCACGGTCGAGGACCTGCAGCTGCTGTACGGGGTTGGCAAGGAACTGGCCGGCGGCGATCGTTGGCCGAACTGGTACGAAGGCAATCCGTTCAAGGCGGCACGCGATGCGATGATGAAGGGCAAGGGCGCTGAGGCGCCGGCCGCGGAGTCTGCGCGCTGA
- the tyrS gene encoding tyrosine--tRNA ligase, translating into MSSIEEAIALIGRGADEILKSDELRQRLESGRPLRVKAGFDPTAPDLHLGHTVLLNKLRQFQDLGHQVIFLIGDFTGMIGDPSGKNVTRKPLTKEDVLANARTYEDQVFKVLDREKTEVRFNSEWFGKMAAADMIRLAGQHTVARMLERDDFAKRYAAQQSIALHEFLYPLVQGYDSVALEADVELGGTDQKFNLLMGRGLQEHYGQKPQIVLTMPLLEGLDGVAKMSKSLNNYIGISEPAIDIVTKTMKIGDDLMWRWIELLSFDISQAEAKALREQVEAGGLNPREVKLRLARELTTRFHDAAAAEQAIAGWNAAVTGQGDVTLLPLQEVAIPAEGLRIGALLTAAGLTPSNSEASRKLKERAVKVDGEVVGDAQQVFSPGFEGLLQVGKRTFARVLLVAA; encoded by the coding sequence GTGTCCTCGATTGAAGAAGCCATTGCCCTGATCGGGCGAGGCGCCGATGAGATCCTCAAATCCGACGAACTGCGCCAGCGTCTGGAAAGCGGCCGTCCGCTGCGGGTCAAGGCCGGCTTCGACCCCACCGCCCCGGACCTGCACCTGGGCCACACCGTGCTGCTGAACAAGCTGCGCCAGTTCCAGGACCTTGGCCACCAGGTGATCTTCCTGATCGGCGACTTCACCGGGATGATCGGCGACCCGTCCGGCAAGAACGTCACCCGCAAGCCGCTCACCAAGGAAGATGTGCTCGCCAACGCGCGTACCTATGAGGACCAGGTTTTCAAGGTGCTGGACCGCGAAAAGACCGAAGTGCGCTTCAACTCGGAGTGGTTCGGCAAGATGGCCGCCGCCGACATGATCCGCCTGGCCGGCCAGCACACCGTGGCGCGCATGCTCGAGCGCGACGACTTCGCCAAGCGCTATGCCGCCCAGCAGTCCATCGCGCTGCATGAGTTCCTGTACCCGCTGGTGCAGGGCTACGACTCGGTCGCACTGGAAGCGGACGTCGAACTGGGCGGCACCGACCAGAAGTTCAACCTGCTGATGGGCCGTGGCCTGCAGGAGCACTACGGGCAGAAGCCGCAGATCGTGCTGACCATGCCGCTGCTGGAAGGCCTGGACGGCGTGGCCAAGATGTCCAAGTCGCTCAACAACTATATTGGTATCAGCGAGCCAGCCATCGACATCGTCACCAAGACCATGAAGATCGGCGACGACCTGATGTGGCGCTGGATCGAGCTGCTCTCCTTTGATATCAGCCAGGCCGAAGCCAAGGCGCTGCGTGAGCAGGTCGAGGCGGGCGGGTTGAACCCGCGCGAGGTGAAGCTGCGCCTGGCGCGTGAGCTGACCACCCGCTTCCATGACGCCGCCGCGGCCGAGCAGGCCATCGCCGGCTGGAATGCCGCCGTGACCGGGCAGGGCGATGTGACCTTGCTGCCGCTCCAGGAAGTGGCCATTCCGGCCGAAGGCCTGCGTATTGGTGCGCTGCTGACCGCTGCCGGGCTCACCCCGAGCAACTCCGAAGCGTCCCGCAAGCTCAAAGAGCGTGCGGTGAAGGTGGACGGCGAGGTGGTGGGGGACGCCCAGCAGGTGTTCTCGCCCGGTTTTGAAGGCCTGCTGCAGGTCGGCAAGCGCACCTTCGCACGCGTGCTGCTGGTCGCGGCCTAA
- a CDS encoding peptidoglycan DD-metalloendopeptidase family protein, whose translation MLNSDQGRARKQRFKERLHVLHDTALHRKLKQHLPAAFNQRWTRRHWMHASLFATIGALVATIVPGFSHTIDSPYSVSHSTLALPLPPLSLERQQQTPGDSWQVLRVQRGQTLSNLFDQAGIPATVMHQVLEHPGVRDSLTKLRPGAEIAFDLPLSGELRTIRFDRDADNRVELSLAGDKITETVSKRETSTRRVVASGEITSSLYAAARKAGLSPSAIATMTDEIFKYDIDFSKDLQPGDRFSVVMDETWREGEKVDTSKILAATFSSGGKTYSGFRFDRNGKSEYFDASGRPLKKSFIRMPIQFARLSSSFGARKHPVLGKMRMHKGVDYAARTGTPIMAAGDARVQFAGVQRGYGNVVILDHGRGHTTLYGHMSRFGSIKTGQRVAQGTVIGYVGSTGMATGPHLHYEFRVNGVHRNPLSVTMPPPEPLQGAELAAFRAQTAPALARIQGMEKLIYADASPAPAATSADTATAKAGKPVKSNRG comes from the coding sequence ATGCTCAATTCCGATCAAGGCCGCGCGCGCAAGCAGCGCTTCAAGGAACGTCTCCACGTCCTCCACGACACCGCCCTCCATCGGAAGCTCAAACAGCATCTTCCCGCGGCCTTCAACCAACGCTGGACCCGCCGCCACTGGATGCACGCCAGCCTGTTCGCCACCATCGGCGCCCTGGTGGCCACGATCGTCCCCGGCTTCTCGCACACCATCGACTCGCCCTACTCGGTCAGCCATTCGACGCTTGCGCTGCCGTTGCCGCCGCTGTCGCTGGAACGCCAGCAGCAGACCCCCGGCGACAGCTGGCAGGTGCTGCGCGTGCAGCGCGGCCAGACCCTGAGCAACCTGTTCGACCAGGCCGGCATCCCGGCCACGGTGATGCACCAGGTACTGGAGCACCCGGGTGTGCGCGACTCGCTGACCAAGCTGCGCCCCGGCGCGGAGATCGCCTTCGACCTGCCGCTGTCCGGTGAGTTGCGCACGATCCGCTTCGACCGCGATGCCGACAACCGCGTCGAGCTGTCCCTGGCCGGCGACAAGATCACCGAGACGGTGAGCAAGCGCGAAACCTCGACCCGCCGGGTGGTCGCCAGTGGCGAGATCACCAGTTCGCTGTACGCCGCCGCGCGCAAGGCCGGGCTCTCGCCCTCGGCGATCGCGACGATGACCGACGAGATCTTCAAGTACGACATCGACTTCTCCAAGGATCTGCAGCCCGGCGACCGTTTCAGCGTGGTGATGGACGAAACCTGGCGCGAAGGCGAGAAGGTGGACACGAGCAAGATCCTCGCGGCGACCTTCAGCTCGGGTGGCAAGACCTACAGCGGCTTCCGCTTCGACCGCAACGGCAAGTCCGAATACTTCGATGCCAGCGGCCGCCCCCTGAAGAAGAGCTTCATCCGCATGCCGATCCAGTTCGCGCGCTTGAGTTCGAGCTTCGGCGCGCGCAAGCACCCGGTGCTGGGCAAGATGCGCATGCACAAGGGCGTGGACTACGCCGCGCGCACCGGCACCCCGATCATGGCCGCCGGCGATGCCCGCGTGCAGTTCGCCGGCGTGCAGCGCGGCTACGGCAACGTGGTGATCCTCGACCACGGCCGTGGCCACACCACGCTGTACGGGCACATGTCGCGCTTTGGCAGCATCAAGACCGGCCAGCGCGTGGCCCAGGGCACCGTGATCGGCTACGTCGGCTCGACCGGCATGGCCACCGGCCCGCACCTGCATTACGAATTCCGCGTCAACGGCGTGCACCGCAACCCGCTGTCGGTGACGATGCCGCCGCCGGAGCCGCTGCAGGGTGCCGAGCTGGCCGCCTTCCGTGCGCAGACCGCGCCGGCACTGGCGCGCATCCAGGGCATGGAGAAGCTGATCTACGCCGACGCCAGCCCGGCCCCGGCTGCCACGTCGGCCGATACGGCCACCGCGAAGGCCGGCAAGCCGGTCAAATCCAACCGCGGCTGA
- a CDS encoding anhydro-N-acetylmuramic acid kinase: MTSAVDPTTPLYLGLMSGTSADGIDAALVQFPAEGGCRFVDGLTHAWDPAIRAELIALGEGGTIASLDALGRLDAQVGITFAAAANRLLDSARIDRTQVHAIGSHGQTVRHRPLADPAFTMQIGDANRIAELTGITTVADFRRRDVAAGGHGAPLMPAFHLAMLGDSDEDRAVLNLGGIGNLTLIPRQGTPRGFDTGPANALMDAWCQRHRGEPFDADGAFAASGQVDTALLARWLADPWFALPPPKSTGREQFHLDWAQAQLGEGQVSGADVQATLLELTAATVADALLAHLPGAQRVLVCGGGVRNPQLLRRLGARLPGVVIESSAVHGLDPDYLEAMGFAWLAQRTLAGLPGNLPSVSGARGPRILGAIHPA; the protein is encoded by the coding sequence ATGACCTCTGCTGTTGATCCCACCACCCCGCTCTACCTGGGCCTGATGTCCGGCACCAGCGCCGACGGCATCGATGCCGCGCTGGTGCAGTTCCCCGCCGAGGGCGGCTGCCGCTTTGTCGATGGCCTGACCCACGCGTGGGATCCGGCGATCCGCGCCGAACTGATTGCCCTGGGCGAAGGCGGCACGATCGCCTCGCTGGACGCGCTGGGCCGGCTCGATGCCCAGGTCGGGATCACGTTCGCCGCGGCTGCCAACCGGCTGCTGGACAGCGCGCGCATCGACCGCACCCAGGTGCACGCCATCGGTTCGCACGGGCAGACCGTACGCCATCGGCCGCTGGCCGATCCTGCCTTCACGATGCAGATCGGCGACGCCAACCGCATCGCCGAATTGACCGGCATCACCACCGTGGCCGATTTCCGCCGCCGCGATGTGGCCGCCGGCGGCCATGGCGCGCCGCTGATGCCGGCGTTCCACTTGGCGATGCTGGGTGACAGCGACGAAGACCGCGCCGTGCTCAACCTGGGCGGCATCGGCAATCTCACCTTGATCCCGCGCCAGGGCACCCCGCGCGGCTTCGATACCGGCCCGGCCAATGCGCTGATGGATGCCTGGTGCCAGCGCCACCGCGGCGAACCGTTCGACGCCGACGGGGCATTCGCGGCCAGCGGGCAGGTCGATACGGCGCTGCTGGCGCGGTGGCTGGCCGATCCGTGGTTTGCGCTGCCGCCGCCCAAGAGCACCGGGCGCGAGCAGTTCCACCTGGACTGGGCGCAGGCGCAACTGGGCGAGGGACAGGTCTCCGGCGCTGATGTGCAGGCGACCCTGCTGGAGCTGACCGCCGCGACGGTGGCCGATGCGCTGTTGGCGCACCTGCCGGGTGCGCAGCGTGTGCTGGTCTGCGGCGGTGGCGTGCGCAACCCGCAGCTGCTGCGGCGCCTGGGCGCACGCCTGCCGGGCGTGGTGATCGAGTCCAGCGCGGTGCACGGGCTGGATCCGGATTATCTGGAAGCGATGGGGTTTGCGTGGTTGGCGCAGCGCACCCTGGCCGGGTTGCCGGGCAATCTGCCGAGCGTGAGTGGTGCGCGGGGGCCGCGGATTCTCGGGGCGATCCACCCGGCCTGA
- a CDS encoding MFS transporter, whose amino-acid sequence MTEAVEPVSYKGWAGIKRAFGTPSALTMAFLGFGSGLPFLLIASQTLSTRLRDVGLDLGSIGLISLASFFYLMKFVWAPLIDRYAFPLIGFLGRRRSWLLASQIGVTGGLFALAFVRPELGVTPLVLWVLVASFAGATQDSVVDAYRIEIAPESAQAALAATYTLGYRIGLILAGAGALYLAQFESWIVAYLAMAALMILPIITTLLCREPEQPEVRIQRRIDFFGAFWQPIASFFSTNGVVLALVLLAFVGLYKFPDQVIGVMAGPFYLDSGFTKADIATVSKLFGVWMGIGGAFLGGIAVAAFGFRRMLLVAALGVALSNLAFLLMAHNPGQLWAFYAALSADNLFQGFAGTVLVAFMSSLTDRNFTATQYALLVSLANLPGKFVGGVSGYIVEASSYSTFFILSATTVIPTLLLLIWLWPRIRDRSSA is encoded by the coding sequence ATGACCGAAGCGGTCGAGCCGGTGTCCTACAAGGGGTGGGCGGGGATCAAGCGCGCCTTCGGCACGCCCTCGGCGCTGACGATGGCCTTCCTGGGCTTCGGCAGCGGCCTGCCGTTCCTGCTGATCGCCTCGCAGACGCTGTCCACCCGCCTGCGGGATGTCGGCCTGGACCTGGGCAGCATCGGGCTGATCAGCCTGGCCAGCTTCTTCTATCTGATGAAGTTCGTCTGGGCGCCGCTGATCGACCGCTACGCGTTCCCGCTGATCGGCTTCCTGGGCCGGCGCCGCTCGTGGCTGCTGGCCTCGCAGATCGGCGTCACCGGCGGGTTGTTCGCGCTGGCCTTCGTCCGGCCCGAACTCGGCGTCACCCCGCTGGTGCTGTGGGTGCTGGTGGCTTCGTTCGCCGGTGCGACCCAGGATTCGGTGGTGGACGCCTACCGCATCGAGATCGCACCGGAGAGTGCCCAGGCGGCACTCGCCGCGACCTATACACTGGGCTATCGCATCGGCCTGATCCTGGCCGGCGCGGGCGCGCTGTACCTGGCCCAGTTCGAGAGCTGGATCGTGGCCTACCTGGCCATGGCTGCGTTGATGATCCTGCCGATCATCACCACGCTGCTGTGCCGCGAGCCGGAGCAGCCCGAGGTGCGCATCCAGCGCCGGATCGATTTCTTCGGCGCGTTCTGGCAGCCGATCGCCAGCTTCTTCAGCACCAATGGCGTGGTGCTGGCGCTGGTGCTGCTGGCCTTCGTCGGGCTCTACAAATTCCCGGACCAGGTGATCGGGGTGATGGCCGGTCCGTTCTATCTGGATTCGGGCTTCACCAAGGCCGACATCGCTACCGTCTCCAAGCTGTTCGGCGTGTGGATGGGCATCGGCGGTGCATTCCTCGGCGGCATCGCGGTGGCCGCGTTCGGCTTCCGCCGCATGTTGCTGGTTGCCGCGCTGGGCGTGGCGCTGTCCAACCTGGCGTTCCTGCTGATGGCGCACAATCCGGGTCAGCTGTGGGCGTTCTATGCGGCGCTGAGCGCGGACAACCTGTTCCAGGGCTTCGCCGGCACGGTGCTGGTCGCCTTCATGTCCTCGCTGACCGACCGCAACTTCACCGCCACCCAGTACGCGCTGCTGGTCTCGCTGGCCAACCTGCCGGGCAAGTTCGTCGGCGGCGTCTCCGGTTACATCGTGGAGGCGAGCTCGTACAGCACCTTCTTCATCCTCAGCGCCACCACGGTCATCCCGACCCTGCTGCTGCTGATCTGGCTGTGGCCACGGATCCGGGACCGCAGCTCGGCCTGA
- a CDS encoding exodeoxyribonuclease III, whose amino-acid sequence MRIISFNANGIRSAATKGFLEWFRAQDADVLCIQETKAQEDQLTDPMFRPDGHHCFYRDAITKKGYSGVAIYSKREPDQVITSLGWAPFDDEGRYIEARYGNLSVVSFYIPSGSSGDLRQGFKYEVMEWLRPILAGWLASGRDYVLCGDWNIVRSALDIKNWKSNQKNSGCLPPERDWLNGQCVDADQALDIAAGQGWTDAYRLLHPQGEDYTWWSNRGQARANNVGWRIDYQFVSPGLRDRLRSCSVYRDERFSDHAPFTVDYAP is encoded by the coding sequence CAACGCCAACGGCATCCGTTCCGCCGCCACCAAGGGCTTTCTCGAGTGGTTCCGCGCCCAGGACGCCGATGTCCTGTGCATCCAGGAAACCAAGGCCCAGGAAGACCAGCTGACCGACCCGATGTTCCGCCCGGACGGGCACCACTGCTTCTACCGCGACGCCATCACCAAGAAGGGCTACAGCGGCGTGGCGATCTACAGCAAGCGCGAGCCGGACCAGGTGATCACCTCGCTGGGCTGGGCCCCGTTCGACGATGAAGGCCGCTACATCGAAGCCCGCTACGGCAACCTCAGCGTGGTCTCCTTCTATATCCCCTCGGGCAGCTCGGGCGATCTGCGCCAGGGCTTCAAGTACGAAGTGATGGAGTGGCTGCGCCCGATCCTGGCCGGCTGGCTGGCCAGTGGCCGCGACTACGTGCTGTGCGGCGACTGGAACATCGTGCGTTCCGCGCTGGACATCAAGAACTGGAAATCCAACCAGAAGAACTCCGGCTGCCTGCCGCCCGAACGCGACTGGCTCAACGGCCAGTGCGTGGATGCCGACCAGGCACTGGACATCGCCGCCGGCCAGGGCTGGACCGATGCCTACCGCCTGCTGCACCCGCAGGGCGAGGACTACACCTGGTGGAGCAACCGCGGCCAGGCGCGCGCCAACAATGTCGGCTGGCGCATCGATTACCAGTTCGTCAGCCCGGGCCTGCGTGACCGGCTGCGCAGCTGCTCGGTGTACCGCGATGAACGCTTCTCCGACCATGCGCCGTTCACGGTGGACTACGCCCCATGA